A single region of the Anaerostipes rhamnosivorans genome encodes:
- a CDS encoding ABC transporter permease, whose product MNTVLNLFVAAVLAGTPLLFGTVGEIMNEKVGHLNLGVEGMMSIGACAGFMVGYQTDNVVFALLAAFGAGVLAALIYAVLTITFMADQNVTGLTLTIFGVGLANFIGEYMLDHSTTQSLKLPEHISAQIANLHIPVLSDIPVLGKLLFSYNIFVYIGLVIAVACWYYLQRTKAGLNVRAVGENPGAADAAGIRVIRAKYINVLIGGGICGIGGAYSAMIICGGVWISNCVNGLGWISVALVIFASWSPVKAIYGSLAFGCFSVLKYYVPKSIISIPNAIYDMLPFVITALVLVVSSIRQSKENNQPASCGTNYFREER is encoded by the coding sequence ATGAATACGGTATTAAATCTGTTTGTTGCGGCAGTGCTGGCCGGTACGCCTTTGCTGTTCGGCACAGTCGGTGAAATCATGAACGAAAAGGTAGGACACCTGAACCTGGGTGTTGAGGGAATGATGTCCATAGGGGCATGTGCAGGTTTTATGGTCGGATACCAGACGGATAACGTGGTATTTGCCCTGCTGGCCGCCTTTGGGGCCGGAGTGCTTGCAGCATTGATCTATGCAGTCTTGACCATCACTTTCATGGCAGACCAGAATGTAACGGGTCTGACGCTGACAATCTTCGGGGTAGGGCTTGCAAATTTCATCGGGGAATATATGCTGGATCATTCTACGACCCAGTCACTAAAGCTTCCGGAACATATATCTGCACAGATTGCGAATCTGCATATCCCGGTCCTCAGTGACATTCCGGTGCTGGGAAAGCTGCTGTTTTCCTATAATATCTTTGTGTATATCGGTTTAGTGATCGCTGTGGCCTGCTGGTATTATCTCCAGAGAACAAAAGCGGGCCTCAATGTGCGGGCTGTGGGTGAAAATCCCGGAGCTGCTGATGCTGCCGGGATCAGAGTCATCCGGGCAAAATATATCAATGTACTGATCGGCGGCGGGATCTGCGGAATCGGCGGAGCATATTCCGCTATGATCATCTGCGGAGGTGTTTGGATCAGCAACTGCGTCAACGGATTGGGATGGATCTCCGTAGCGCTTGTTATTTTTGCATCGTGGAGTCCGGTAAAAGCCATTTACGGATCTCTGGCATTCGGATGTTTCAGTGTCCTGAAATATTACGTGCCGAAAAGTATCATCAGCATACCAAATGCGATTTATGACATGCTTCCGTTTGTGATCACCGCACTGGTCCTTGTGGTCTCCTCCATCAGGCAGTCCAAGGAAAACAACCAGCCGGCATCCTGCGGAACCAATTACTTCAGGGAAGAACGCTGA
- a CDS encoding ABC transporter permease, which produces MEASKKTGKEPFLRTVKRAELSRKKTMILRVASVLLALVAGGIFLLIIGFNPFTVYQTIISGAFRSEMAAQATIRIMIPLLISSLGVTMAFKMRFWNIGAEGQIIMGAIFATYFALYQNAMPHVLLLIVMFIVSVIGGGLFGLIPAFFKSKFNTNETLFTLMLNYIALNVIVYLRDGPWKDPASSGFPKIARFDINAQLDPVFGVQAGWIIALVLTVIVYIYLKYTKQGYEISVVGDSHATAKYAGIPVKRVMLRTMFLSGAVCGIAGMVQATGSDMTLATSVAGGVGFTAIIVAWLARLNPMGIVIVSFLFSILEKGSSVMQSTYGLSSYSADVLQGIILFFVLGCEFFVRYKFVARKGGAGK; this is translated from the coding sequence ATGGAAGCAAGTAAGAAAACAGGAAAAGAACCGTTTCTCCGTACCGTCAAGAGAGCGGAGCTTTCCCGGAAGAAGACGATGATTCTGCGCGTTGCTTCTGTACTGCTTGCCCTGGTGGCAGGAGGAATCTTTCTTTTGATCATCGGATTCAATCCCTTTACGGTTTATCAGACGATCATCAGCGGGGCTTTTCGAAGTGAAATGGCAGCTCAGGCGACGATCCGTATCATGATCCCATTGCTGATCTCTTCTCTGGGTGTCACTATGGCATTTAAAATGAGATTTTGGAATATCGGGGCGGAGGGACAGATCATCATGGGAGCTATTTTTGCCACCTATTTTGCTCTGTACCAAAATGCCATGCCACATGTCCTGCTGCTGATCGTTATGTTTATTGTCAGTGTCATCGGCGGCGGACTGTTCGGACTGATCCCGGCATTTTTTAAATCGAAGTTTAATACAAACGAGACACTGTTTACACTGATGCTGAATTATATTGCATTGAATGTGATCGTTTACCTCAGGGACGGCCCATGGAAGGACCCGGCATCTTCAGGATTTCCAAAGATCGCAAGATTTGATATCAACGCGCAGCTGGACCCGGTTTTCGGTGTTCAAGCCGGATGGATCATTGCCCTGGTGCTCACGGTTATCGTATATATTTATTTAAAATACACCAAGCAGGGATATGAGATCTCTGTCGTGGGAGACAGCCATGCCACAGCAAAATATGCGGGGATCCCTGTAAAACGGGTGATGCTGCGCACGATGTTTTTAAGCGGCGCTGTCTGCGGCATTGCCGGGATGGTACAGGCCACGGGGTCTGATATGACGCTGGCCACCTCGGTTGCTGGGGGAGTCGGGTTTACGGCCATCATCGTAGCATGGCTGGCCCGCCTGAATCCTATGGGTATTGTGATCGTTTCATTCCTGTTCAGTATCCTGGAAAAGGGAAGCAGTGTCATGCAGTCCACCTATGGACTTTCCAGCTATTCGGCGGATGTACTGCAGGGAATCATTCTGTTTTTTGTTCTGGGATGTGAATTCTTTGTACGATATAAGTTTGTGGCCAGAAAAGGAGGTGCCGGTAAATGA
- a CDS encoding ABC transporter ATP-binding protein, which translates to MAQDKKDTYAIECRGIRKTFGSVVANNNVDLDVKYGEILALLGENGSGKTTLMNMLSGIYHPDAGTIKIGGQEVSINSPTDAIGLGIGMIHQHFKLVDVHSAMDNIVLGTKEKRIRPKELKSRIEEISSKFGLEVDPEKKIYNMSVSEKQTVEILKVLYRGASILILDEPTAVLTPQETEKLFAILRRMKEQGCAIVIITHKLNEVLAISDRVAILRKGESIGTVPTKESDEKKLTELMVGRPVTLEIERPEKKADATPEIIVRNLSVDRPDGTAGLSHVNFDLMEGEILGVAGIAGSGQKELCEAITGLTQIKEGSIIHRKEELVGMTFKDIRTRGIRISFVPEDRLGMGLVASMGMVDNVLLKHYQDQKGIFIDRKAPRKMAEKMVEELGILTPSVDAPVRMMSGGNVQKVLLGREIIAEPNVLLTAYPVRGLDINSSYTVYDLLNEQKKKGVAVLFVGEDLDVLLSISDRILVLCHGEVSGIVDARKTTKEEVGLLMTGVKEPKEEMEESTDGSK; encoded by the coding sequence ATGGCACAGGATAAAAAGGATACATATGCCATAGAGTGCAGAGGCATCCGAAAGACCTTCGGGAGTGTTGTTGCAAACAACAACGTAGATCTGGATGTAAAATATGGTGAGATCCTTGCCCTGCTCGGAGAAAACGGATCAGGAAAGACAACGCTGATGAATATGCTCTCCGGGATTTACCACCCAGATGCCGGAACGATCAAGATCGGAGGACAGGAAGTTTCCATTAATTCTCCGACAGACGCCATCGGTCTGGGGATCGGCATGATCCATCAGCACTTTAAGCTGGTAGATGTGCACAGTGCGATGGATAACATTGTGCTTGGGACAAAGGAAAAGAGAATCCGTCCGAAAGAGCTGAAGTCGAGAATTGAGGAGATCAGCTCTAAGTTCGGATTAGAGGTTGATCCTGAAAAGAAGATTTACAATATGTCAGTCAGTGAAAAGCAGACGGTGGAGATCTTAAAGGTTCTCTACAGGGGAGCGAGCATTCTGATCCTGGATGAGCCAACGGCGGTGCTGACTCCCCAGGAGACGGAAAAGCTGTTTGCGATCCTGAGAAGGATGAAGGAACAGGGATGTGCCATTGTCATCATCACACATAAACTGAACGAAGTGCTGGCTATCAGTGACCGTGTAGCCATCCTCAGAAAAGGGGAGAGCATTGGCACCGTGCCCACCAAGGAAAGCGATGAGAAAAAATTGACCGAATTGATGGTTGGAAGGCCCGTGACACTGGAGATCGAGCGTCCGGAGAAAAAGGCAGATGCAACTCCTGAAATTATCGTAAGAAACTTGAGTGTGGACCGCCCGGACGGCACCGCTGGACTGTCTCATGTGAACTTTGACCTGATGGAGGGTGAGATCCTGGGAGTTGCGGGAATCGCCGGAAGCGGGCAGAAAGAGTTATGTGAGGCCATCACAGGACTTACCCAGATCAAAGAAGGAAGCATCATCCACCGGAAGGAAGAGCTGGTGGGTATGACCTTTAAAGATATCCGAACCAGAGGCATCCGCATCTCTTTTGTGCCGGAGGACCGTTTAGGTATGGGGCTTGTGGCGTCTATGGGGATGGTAGATAATGTGCTCTTAAAACACTATCAAGATCAGAAGGGGATTTTTATCGACCGAAAAGCCCCGAGGAAGATGGCTGAGAAGATGGTAGAGGAGCTGGGGATTCTGACTCCGAGTGTGGACGCGCCGGTGAGGATGATGTCCGGAGGAAACGTGCAGAAAGTACTGTTGGGAAGAGAGATCATTGCGGAGCCTAATGTACTCCTCACGGCTTATCCGGTGCGTGGTCTGGATATCAATTCATCCTATACGGTCTATGATTTACTCAACGAACAGAAGAAAAAAGGAGTGGCAGTGCTGTTTGTGGGAGAGGATCTGGATGTCCTCTTATCCATCAGTGACCGTATCCTGGTGCTTTGCCACGGAGAAGTATCGGGGATTGTAGATGCCAGAAAAACCACAAAAGAAGAAGTCGGACTTCTCATGACCGGAGTAAAAGAACCAAAAGAAGAAATGGAGGAAAGCACAGATGGAAGCAAGTAA
- a CDS encoding BMP family ABC transporter substrate-binding protein, producing MKKKILKVTGIFLSLVLVMGMMAGCGSKKTTSDKKEEKKQFKIAKKDLKIGVIHISDPSEGSGYTYTHDQGIVAMQKKLGLKDNQIVRKNNITDTDPTKTETAIKECIEDGCNVIFGTSWGYMDTMEAMAKEYPDVVFSHGTGYKKNDSNFNNYFGRIYQARYLSGIAAGLKTKSNKIGYVAAMGKDNAEVTGGVDAFAMGIYSVNKKAKVYVKVTNSWFNPNEETNAAKALISQGCDVIGQHCDTPNPQLEAEKAGVWGVGYNSDMSKDAPKATLTSTIWHWGAYYTEAVQKIIDGTWKPEVYYGGMKEGLVDIAPLNKKLIAPGTEKKINEAKEKMLSGDFNVFDGVIETNDGKKVGKKGETLSDENIKGKINWYFKNIVVK from the coding sequence ATGAAGAAAAAGATTTTGAAAGTCACTGGCATTTTTTTGTCTTTGGTTCTTGTCATGGGTATGATGGCGGGCTGCGGTTCCAAAAAGACAACAAGCGACAAGAAAGAGGAGAAGAAGCAGTTTAAGATCGCTAAAAAAGATCTTAAGATCGGTGTGATTCATATTTCAGATCCATCAGAGGGATCAGGATATACTTACACACATGATCAGGGGATTGTAGCCATGCAGAAGAAGCTTGGCCTGAAAGACAATCAGATTGTCCGCAAGAACAACATCACAGACACTGATCCGACAAAGACAGAGACTGCTATCAAAGAGTGTATCGAAGACGGATGTAACGTGATCTTTGGTACAAGCTGGGGTTACATGGATACGATGGAAGCCATGGCAAAGGAATATCCGGATGTAGTTTTTTCCCACGGAACCGGATACAAGAAGAATGATTCCAACTTTAACAATTATTTCGGAAGAATCTATCAGGCAAGATATTTAAGCGGTATCGCAGCAGGACTTAAGACAAAGAGCAATAAGATCGGCTACGTGGCAGCGATGGGCAAGGACAACGCTGAGGTTACCGGCGGTGTGGATGCATTTGCCATGGGTATTTACTCAGTAAATAAAAAGGCAAAAGTATATGTAAAAGTTACCAACAGCTGGTTTAACCCAAATGAAGAGACCAATGCAGCCAAAGCCCTGATCTCACAGGGATGTGATGTGATTGGACAGCACTGTGATACACCGAATCCTCAGCTGGAGGCAGAAAAAGCAGGTGTATGGGGAGTTGGATACAATTCTGACATGAGCAAGGATGCTCCGAAGGCAACCCTGACATCGACGATCTGGCACTGGGGTGCTTACTACACAGAAGCAGTTCAAAAGATCATTGACGGAACATGGAAACCTGAAGTATACTATGGCGGTATGAAAGAAGGACTGGTTGACATTGCTCCGCTCAACAAGAAGCTCATCGCTCCTGGCACAGAGAAGAAGATCAATGAAGCAAAGGAGAAGATGCTTTCTGGAGACTTTAATGTATTTGACGGTGTCATTGAGACCAACGACGGCAAAAAAGTCGGCAAAAAGGGCGAGACTTTGAGCGATGAAAATATCAAAGGCAAGATCAACTGGTACTTTAAAAACATCGTTGTAAAATAG